In a single window of the Gossypium hirsutum isolate 1008001.06 chromosome D02, Gossypium_hirsutum_v2.1, whole genome shotgun sequence genome:
- the LOC107909849 gene encoding agamous-like MADS-box protein AGL9 homolog — MGRGRVELKRIENKINRQVTFAKRRNGLLKKAYELSVLCDAEVALIIFSNRGKLYEFCSSSSMMKTLERYQKCSHGAPETNVSTREALELSSQQEYLKLKARYEALQRSQRNLLGEDLGPLSSKELESLERQLDSSLKLIRSTRTQYMLDQLTDLQRKEHLLNEANKNLKQRLMEGYQVHSLQLNPNADDVGYGRQPTHQPQGDVFFHPLDCEPTLQIGYQPDTISAVTGGPSVNNYMTGWLP; from the exons ATGGGGAGAGGTAGGGTTGAGTTGAAGAGAATTGAGAACAAGATTAACAGGCAAGTAACTTTTGCTAAGAGAAGGAATGGGCTTTTGAAGAAAGCCTATGAGCTTTCCGTTCTTTGTGATGCAGAGGTTGCTCTCATCATCTTCTCCAATAGGGGAAAACTGTACGAGTTTTGCAGTAGTTCAAG catgatGAAAACATTGGAGAGGTACCAGAAGTGCAGCCATGGAGCACCAGAGACAAATGTTTCAACTAGGGAGGCTCTG GAGCTAAGCAGCCAGCAGGAATATCTGAAGCTTAAAGCACGTTATGAAGCCTTACAAAGGTCCCAAAG GAATTTACTTGGAGAAGATCTGGGGCCTTTGAGCAGCAAAGAGCTTGAGTCACTTGAGAGGCAGCTTGATTCTTCATTAAAGCTGATAAGATCAACGCGG ACCCAATACATGCTTGATCAGCTCACTGATCTGCAACGAAAG GAACATCTACTTAATGAAGCTAATAAGAACCTAAAACAAAGG TTGATGGAAGGCTACCAAGTACATTCACTCCAGCTGAATCCAAATGCCGATGACGTCGGCTACGGCCGACAACCAACCCATCAGCCTCAGGGTGATGTCTTCTTCCATCCATTGGACTGCGAGCCAACGTTACAAATCGG ATATCAGCCCGATACGATATCGGCGGTCACCGGGGGCCCGAGTGTGAATAATTACATGACGGGATGGCTACCATGA
- the LOC107909849 gene encoding agamous-like MADS-box protein AGL9 homolog isoform X1, with protein sequence MFAFFLTNQLPCFQWILSCLGSISMDHLKGYISINASEFLSMMKTLERYQKCSHGAPETNVSTREALELSSQQEYLKLKARYEALQRSQRNLLGEDLGPLSSKELESLERQLDSSLKLIRSTRTQYMLDQLTDLQRKEHLLNEANKNLKQRLMEGYQVHSLQLNPNADDVGYGRQPTHQPQGDVFFHPLDCEPTLQIGYQPDTISAVTGGPSVNNYMTGWLP encoded by the exons ATGTTTGCTTTCTTTCTTACAAACCAACTTCCTTGTTTCCAATGGATTCTATCATGTCTGGGATCTATTTCAATGGATCACTTAAAAGGGTACATCTCCATCAATGCTTCTGAGTTTCTAAG catgatGAAAACATTGGAGAGGTACCAGAAGTGCAGCCATGGAGCACCAGAGACAAATGTTTCAACTAGGGAGGCTCTG GAGCTAAGCAGCCAGCAGGAATATCTGAAGCTTAAAGCACGTTATGAAGCCTTACAAAGGTCCCAAAG GAATTTACTTGGAGAAGATCTGGGGCCTTTGAGCAGCAAAGAGCTTGAGTCACTTGAGAGGCAGCTTGATTCTTCATTAAAGCTGATAAGATCAACGCGG ACCCAATACATGCTTGATCAGCTCACTGATCTGCAACGAAAG GAACATCTACTTAATGAAGCTAATAAGAACCTAAAACAAAGG TTGATGGAAGGCTACCAAGTACATTCACTCCAGCTGAATCCAAATGCCGATGACGTCGGCTACGGCCGACAACCAACCCATCAGCCTCAGGGTGATGTCTTCTTCCATCCATTGGACTGCGAGCCAACGTTACAAATCGG ATATCAGCCCGATACGATATCGGCGGTCACCGGGGGCCCGAGTGTGAATAATTACATGACGGGATGGCTACCATGA
- the LOC107909849 gene encoding agamous-like MADS-box protein AGL9 homolog isoform X2, protein MFAFFLTNQLPCFQWILSCLGSISMDHLKGMMKTLERYQKCSHGAPETNVSTREALELSSQQEYLKLKARYEALQRSQRNLLGEDLGPLSSKELESLERQLDSSLKLIRSTRTQYMLDQLTDLQRKEHLLNEANKNLKQRLMEGYQVHSLQLNPNADDVGYGRQPTHQPQGDVFFHPLDCEPTLQIGYQPDTISAVTGGPSVNNYMTGWLP, encoded by the exons ATGTTTGCTTTCTTTCTTACAAACCAACTTCCTTGTTTCCAATGGATTCTATCATGTCTGGGATCTATTTCAATGGATCACTTAAAAGG catgatGAAAACATTGGAGAGGTACCAGAAGTGCAGCCATGGAGCACCAGAGACAAATGTTTCAACTAGGGAGGCTCTG GAGCTAAGCAGCCAGCAGGAATATCTGAAGCTTAAAGCACGTTATGAAGCCTTACAAAGGTCCCAAAG GAATTTACTTGGAGAAGATCTGGGGCCTTTGAGCAGCAAAGAGCTTGAGTCACTTGAGAGGCAGCTTGATTCTTCATTAAAGCTGATAAGATCAACGCGG ACCCAATACATGCTTGATCAGCTCACTGATCTGCAACGAAAG GAACATCTACTTAATGAAGCTAATAAGAACCTAAAACAAAGG TTGATGGAAGGCTACCAAGTACATTCACTCCAGCTGAATCCAAATGCCGATGACGTCGGCTACGGCCGACAACCAACCCATCAGCCTCAGGGTGATGTCTTCTTCCATCCATTGGACTGCGAGCCAACGTTACAAATCGG ATATCAGCCCGATACGATATCGGCGGTCACCGGGGGCCCGAGTGTGAATAATTACATGACGGGATGGCTACCATGA